In Acidimicrobiales bacterium, the DNA window GTGCGGATCAGCACCGAGCGGGGGCGGTCGGCCAGCGAGTCGCGGATCGCCCGGTGCTCACCCGCGGCGGCCAGCCGCCCCCGGATGATCACGATCTGGCGGGTGGCCAGCCGCTCCACCTCGTGCAGCACGTGCGAGCTGACGATCACCGTGCGCCCCTCGCTGCCGAGGCGCTGGAACAGCTCGATGAGCGCCACCCGCTGCACCGGGTCGGCGCCGTTGAGGGGCTCGTCGAGCACCAGCACGCTGGGGTTGGTCACCAGCGCGGCGGCCACCTTGGCCCGCTGACGCATGCCCTTCGAGAAGCCCGCCACCTTCCGGTCGGCGACGTCGAGCAGCCCCACGCCGTGGAGGCACTGCTCGGGGGCGTTGCGGTCGGCGATGCGGTGCAGCGCGGCGGTGTAGCGCACCAGCTGGCGGGCGGTGAGGGCGTTGGGGACGGCGTCGTCCTCGGGGACGAGCGCGATGTCGTGCTGGGCGGCCCGGTCGGTGCGGGGGTCGCGGCCCAGCACCCGGATCGTGCCCTGGTTGGGCGGCAGCAGCCCGCAGATCGTGCGCATGAAGGTGGTCTTGCCGGCGCCGTTGGGCCCCAGGAGGCCGGTCACGCCCGGGCCGAACGAGCAGGACAGCTCGGTCACCGCCACCTTGTGCCCGAACCAGATCGACACGCCCGAGGCGATGACGGTGGCGTCGTTCACGAACGCCGGGTCGAGCTGGTCGGGCGGGGGAGGGGGGAGGGGTGGAGACGGCAGGGGGACCGCCGGGTTGCTCACAATTGAACCTCCCGGTAGCGCCACACGAGCACTGCCGAGCTGGCGGCCACGATGGCGACGTACACCAGGAGCGCCATGACCCCGGCGCCGGCGACGCCCGACAGCGGCTCCGACCAGTGGATGTGGCCGAGGAAGACGATGTCGCGCAGGGCCCGTGGGGGACTGAGGACGCTCAGCAGGTCGAACGCCGACTGGTCGCCGCTGCCGGTGGCCGCCACCAGCGTTCCGCTCACGGCCGCGCTGACCAGCACCACGCCCAGGAAGGCGATGGCGCCGACGATGCGGCGGTCGGTCAGCGAGGCCAGCGCCACGCTGATCACCGCGTAGTAGAAGGCGAAGATCGCCACCGACACGGCGGCCTGCCAGATCACCTCGTCGTGGTCGAGGTAGTAGTCGAGTGCCCCGTCGCGGCTCACGAACATCTGTCCGACGAACAGCACGACCTGGGGCAGGAAGGCGAACCCGAACAGCACCGTGGCGACCGCGCCCACCTTGGCGACCACGTAGTCGATCCCGGTGAGCTGCCGGGAGAAGATCAGCGGTAGCACCCGGTCGTGGCGGTCGGGGCAGATGACGTCGGGCGCCGCCACGGCCACGAACAGCAGCAGCACCGTCGACACGTCCGTGTACTCACGGAACGTGAAGAACTCGGGGATGAAGCTCTGCTCCTGCTGGCGGGAGATGTACTCGGCGCCCACGTTGATGATGGCGGGCAGGGTGGCGATGCCGAGCAGCGTCCAGGGCAGCACCTTCTGGCGCCACGAGCGGCGCAGGCCCAGCGTGCGGCGCACCGACAGCCGCCACAGGGCCCAGCGGGCCGCCGAGCGTCCGCCCCGCTGACCTTCGTAGGGCCGGTAGCCCCGGTCGTAGACGGCGCCGCCGACGGCCCGTCCGATGGTCGCACTGGTCGCACCGATGAGGCTCATCGCTAGTGCGAAGCCTCTTGGAGGAACAGGTCGTCGAGGGAGCGGTGCCGGCTCGACAGCGAGTAGAGGCGCAGGTTCAGGTCGGCGATCGTGTCGCGCACGACGTCGAAGGCGTCCTCGCCCTGCACCGACGTGTCGACGTCGAGCGTGTGGATGTCGATCGCCCGGCTGGCCAGGCCTCGCTCGTACAGCTGAGCCCCCAGCGCCGCCACGCAGTCGGGCCGGCCGCCCACCTCCACCCGCAGCACGCCGGTGCGCTCCACCAGCTGGTCGATTGGGCCGGTCAGCACCAGCCGGCCGCCGTCGATCATCACCACGTGGTCGCACACCCGCTGCACGTCGTCGAGCAGGTGGGTGGCGAAGAGCACCGAGATGCCGAAGCTCGCCAGGCGCTCCACCAGCTGCAGCATCTCCTCGCGGCCCATGGGGTCGAGGCCGGCGGTGGGCTCGTCGAGCAGCAGCAGCTCGGGGTCGGCGACGAGGGCCTGGGCGAGCTTGGTGCGCTGGCGCATGCCGGTGGAGAAGCCGCCGATGGGGCGGAACCGGGCCTCGTCGAGGCCGACCAGGTCGAGCACGTCGGAGGCCCGCTGGCGGGAGGCCCGGGCGGGGAGTCCGGCCAGCTCGCCGAACGTCGCCACCAGGTCGGACGCCGACTGGTCGGGGGGCAGGCAGTCGTGCTCGGGCATGTAGCCGAGGCGGCTGCGGATGCCGATGGGATCCTCGCTCACGAGCCGGCCGGTCACCTCGATCGCCCCGGAGGTGGGGAACATGAGACCGAGCATGAGGCGGAACAGCGTGGTCTTGCCGGCCCCGTTGGCGCCGACCAGCCCGACGGAGCCCCGGGGTACGTCGACGTTCAGCCCCGCGAGCGCGGTCGTGCCGCTCGGGTACGTCAGGGTCAGGTCAGCCGTCCTGAGCAGCGACGACGACACGGGCTCCACGAACATCGAACCGAGTCTGGCACGCCGTCACGAGGTTCCCGCGTCAGGGCGTCGCCTGTGCCATCAGCCGAGCTGCTGGCCGATGGCGGCGGAGTTGGTGAGTCGTTTGTGGTCGTTTGGTTGTTCTCGAGTCGTCTGTGATCGGTCTCCGACGACGAACGACTCGACTGTGGTTTCGGGCGACTACAGATGACTCGGCACGGGACGGTCGCCTCTGGCCGCGTTGCCAACGCGTGGACCCGGACTTCACGAACGAGGGCCATTACGTTCGACGGCGGAAGAACGGGAGCGAATGTGACCAAGGAAACCTGGGTGACCACCGTCGGCCGAGTGGACAAGCCCTGGGGCTTCGAGACCCATTTCGCCGTTGTGTCAGGCAAGTACTGCGGCAAGACGCTCCACATACGTGAGGGAGAGGCGCTGTCGTTGCAGTATCACGAGCGCAAGGAGGAAACCATCGCCGTCCAGTCCGGCAGGCTGTGGCTCGAGATCGGCATGCTCGGCGAGCCGTTGGACAGCTTCGAACTGGTTCCTGGCGAGGCTGTCCACATTCGACCGGGTATGTGCCACCGGATGACGGCGATCGTCGACACGGTAGTGCTGGAGGCGAGCACGACCGAGCTAGCGGATGTCGTCAGGCTCGAGGATCGTTACGGGAGAGAAGCGTCGTCCTAACAACCGCTCCGGCGGGTTCGCCCTCTGCGGGGGTGGGCAGCGAAAGGTGCTGGTCGATTCCCGGCACTCTGCGCCAACCCCTGAGGGGAGAGGCTCCTCACGGCAACTTGACAGAACGTGGATTCTCGGCGGTCGAAGACCAGCCGAGAATCCACTCAGCCTCCAGTGCGCCGGGTCAGGACCAGCGGACTTGGACGTTGTCGCGCCAGGCGGCCAGCAGCGACTCGTCGCCCTCGTAGGTGAGGTTCGAGGCGTCGGTGCGGTTCCAGAGCCAGAGGTAGAGCGACGGGGCCTCACCGGTGACGGTCAGGTCGGGTGCCGGGGACGACGAGCGCTCCGTCGTGATGCGCTCGGGGCCGATCTCGACGGTCCACGCCGAGCCGGTGTCGGTGGCGGCGACGGCGATCGTGCGAGGCGGGTCGAGCCGGAGGCGGGTCTTCGGTCGGGTGATGAAGCACGTGAGCAGCTCGTCGATCCCGTCGGACGCCAGGTCGGGCGCCGGCGGGGTCAGGTAGCCGGCCGCCGCCTCGGCGTCGACCCGGTGGATCGCGGTCTCGTGGGCCTGGCGCCGGGCCCACATCTGCAGCGGCGACGGCGCCCGCAGGAACGTGAAGCACTCGAGGTCGGCCGGAGCGGCCCGCAAGGCGTCGACCAGCAGCCCGTGCCCCTCCCGGAACCACGGCACCAGCTCGTCGTCGGATGGCCAGCCGCCGACGAGCGGCTCCAGGTCCTGGTCGATGACGTCGACCACGGCGTCGCACACGTACGTCGCCGCCCACCGGTGGACTCCCCCGGTGTGGCGCACCAGGTCCCGGACGACCCACTCGGGGCAGGTGGGCACCGGGGCGTCGACCCCGGCAGCCTCGGCGGCGTCGGCGAGGAGGCGCCCCTCCCCCGCCAGGGCGTCGATGTGCTCTGCGACCTCCACCGCCGGAAGATTACGGCGACGACGGCGGCGAAGGCAGCAGGAGAGCCACCAGGCCCGGCACCTCGTCGGGCTGCACCGGGCGCCGGTGGAAGAGGCCCCGCAGGAAGATCGGTCCTGTCAGGGCGTCGGCCAGCAGCATCGTGTCGAGCTCCGCCGGCAGCTCGCCGACGGCGACCCCGTCGTCGAGCACGGCCTTGACACGGGACATGCCGGCCTCCGCCAGGTCGCGCGACACGTCGGCCACCTCGGGGCACCGGGCCGACGCCTCGATCAGCGCGGGCAGGCAGTTGACCCGCCAGTCGGTCCCGATGACGTTGCGGGCGATGTCCATCAGAAGGTCGGTGACCCGCTGCGCCACCGGACCGGGGGCCGGCGGGGGCTCGGCCACCTTCATCTCGTGGAACGCATCGGTCACCAGCTCGAGCTTGCCCTTCCAGTGCCGGTAGATGGTGCTCTTGGCGACGCCGGAGCGGGCGGCGACGGCCTCGATGGTCAGGTCGCCGTAGCCGACCTCGCCCAGCAGCTCGAGCGTGGCGTGCAGCACCTGCACGCGAGAACGCTCCACCCGAGGGTCGATGTCGACCTTCGTGGTGGAGACGTCCTGCACGGTCATGGTGACCAGTGTGCCCTAGGCCTCGGCCGGCTGCAGGTCGAGCCCGCCGGCCTCGTACTCCAGCTCCAGCTCGTCGTCGGTGGCCGGGGCGAGGTTGTCGTCGTCGCCGGGACGACGGCGCAGCGCGAACAGCACCATCGCCGCGGCCCCCAGCGTCATGGCGATCGACAGCGTGTTGGTGACCCGGAAGGCGTCGACGAACGCCTCCTGGGCCTGGGCCAGCACCGGCGCACCTCCGCCGGGCAGGTCGCGGGCGACCGAGACCGCGCCGCCGATCGACTCCCGGGCGACCTCGCGGGCCTCCGGGCTCAGGTCGGCGCCCGACAGGTCGATCGACGAGCGGTAGGCCGAGCCGATGATGGTGCCGAGCACTGCGATGCCGAGGGCGGCGCCCAGCTCCCGGGTGGTGTCGTTGACGGCCGAGCCGACGCCGGCCTTGTCGAGCGGCACCGCCGCCATGATGCTGCCGGTGGCGGGGGCGAACACCGCGCCCATGCCGGCACCCTGCAGGGCGAAGGCGATGCCGAGCACGGCGTAGGGCGAGCCGACGTCGAGCTGGGCGAGGATGGCGAACGCCACCGCGACCATCACGAACCCGAAAGCCATCGTGCGGGCGAGGCCGAAGCGCTCGCTCAGCGCCGCGCTGCGGGGCGCCGTCAGGATGAGGGCGCCGGCCCAGGGCAGCGTGGCGAAGCCGGTGGCCAGCGTCGAGTAGCCGAGCACGTACTGCATGTAGAGCGTGCTCAGGAAGAACACGCCGAAGGCGCAGAAGAACCCGAGCATGATGACGCCGCTGCCCACGCTGAAGCGGCGGTCGGCGAACAGCGACATCGGCAGCATCGGGTGCTCGGCCCGGCGCTCCCACAGCACGAAGCCGACGAGCAGCACGACCGCGGCGACGAACGCGCCCAGCACCCGGGGGGAGGTCCAGCCGTACTCGGCGCTCTCGATGATCCCGTAGAGCAGGCTGACCATGCCGCCCACGGACAGGACGGCGCCGCCCAGGTCGAGCGGCGTGGACTGGCTGTCGCGCGAGCGGGGCGAGAGGGCGGCGATGGCGACGGCGGCCAGCAGCACGATCGGCAGGTTCACGAGCACCGTGGAGCCCCACCAGAACTGCTCCAGCAACGCACCCGACATGATGGGCCCGATCGCAGCACCGCCGCCGGCGAACCCGCTCCACATGGCGATCGCCTTGGTGCGCTCCTGCGGCGGGAAGATGGCGGTGAGCATCGACAGCGTGGCCGGCATGACCAGCGCCGAGCCGGCGCCCATGATCCCCCGGCCCACGATGACCTGGCCCGGAGCGTCGGCGACGCCCGCGACGGCCAGGCCGACGGCGAACACCCCCAGACCGGCGAGCAGGGCGCCCTTGCGGCCGTAGCGGTCGCCGATGGCGCCGGCCGGCAGCAACAGGCCGGCGAACACGATGGCGTAGGCGTCGATCATCCAGTGGAGTTGGGTGGATGTGGCGTTCAACGCCTGTTGCATGGAGGGCGTGGCCACGTTGAGCGACGACACCGCCATCACGACGAGGACGAGCGACAGGCACATGACGCCGAGCAGCGCCCAGCGCCGGCGGTAGATGGCAGGGTCTTCCCAGAGGGCGGACGACGTAGCGGACATAGATGTGAAACGTAGTCGTAGCGCAGCGCTACGGCAACGTAGCGTATGTCACACCTCGGACCCGTCGTATCCTCCCGAGCGTGTCCATGCGGTCCATGCGATCGACGCCGGCGAGGTTGCGGGGGCGGGCTCTCGTCCGTGATCCCGACGAGGGCCACCGCACCTCCACGCCGCTGGAGCTCCTCTACGACCTGACCGCCGTGGTCGGCGTCGCGCGGGCGGCGTCGTCGCTGCACCACGAGCTGGCCGCCGACCACATCGGCCAGGCGCTCATCGGCTACTCCACCGTGTTCTTCGCCGTGTGGTGGGCCTGGATGAACTTCACCTGGTTCGCCTCGGCCCACGACTCCGACGACGTCCCCTACCGGCTCCTCACGCTGGTGCAGATGGCCGGCGTGCTGGTGCTGGCCGCCGGGGTCACCTCCGCCAGCGAGGACGGCGAGTTCCTGGCCGTCACCGTCGGCTACGCCATCATGCGGCTGGGCCTGGTCCCCGGCTGGCTGCGGGTCGCCCGGGACGAGCCGACGATGCGACTGCGGGCCCAGCGCTACGCCCTCGGCATCACCGTGCTGCAGGTGCTGTGGTTCCTGCGGCTCGCCCTGCCGGAGGACCTGCAGGTGCCGGGGTTCCTGGTGCTGGCCGGCTGCGAGCTGCTGGTACCCCTGTGGGCGGAGCGGGCCACCGGCCGTCCGGTGTTCCACTCCGGCCACATCGAGGAGCGCTACGGGCTGTTCACGATCATCGTGCTGGGCGAGTCGATCCTCTCGGCGACGATGGGCATCCAGGCGGCGCTCGACGAGACCGGGCTCACCAGCCAGCTGCTGACGATCGGTATCTCGGGCCTGGTGCTGGCGTTCGCGGCGTGGTGGATCTACTTCGACCACCCGGGCCACCTCTCCCCCACGCCCGACATGGCGTTCCGCTGGGGCTACGCCCACGTGGGGATCTTCGCCTCGCTGGCGGCCATGGGCGCGGGCCTCCACCTGGCCAGCGAGGCGTCGTCGGGCCACGCCGACGAGCGCGTGGCGGCCCTCGCAGTGGCGCTGCCGACCGCCGGCTACCTGCTCGGCCTCGCCCTGGTGATGACCAGCGCCGGCATCGCCGTGACCGACGAGCGGGTGTTCCCCAAGCTCGGCGGCGCCGCGGTGCTGGTGGCGATCGGGGCCACCGCTCCCCTGTCACCCGCCGTCGTGGCGTGCGCCGTGGTGATGGTCGTCCTCACAACGACGATGGTCCTGTCCGGTCCCCCACCGGCTCGGCCCTCAGGCCGTGGCGAGGAGGGGGGACTGGGCGAGGGTGTCGGGCGGTGACCGGCGGGCGGCACCGGGCGAGATGCCGACCGTGCGCTTGAACGCCCGGCTGAACGCCGCTTCCGACTCGTAGCCCAGACGGGCGGCCAGGTCGGCGACGGGGACGTCGTCGTGCTGCAGCCAGTCGAGCGCCACCTGCATCCGCCAGCGGGTGACGTACTGCATCACCGGCTCACCCATCAGGTCGGTGAACCGGGCCGCGAACGCCGACCGCGACATGGCGGTCTCCCGCGCCAGCGACGCCACCGCCCAGGGCTTGGCCGGGTCGCGGTGCACGAGCGACATGGCCCGCCCGATGCGGGGATCCTGCAGTGCACCCAGCCAGCCGGTCTGCCCCACCGGGTCACCGGCGATCCACGAGCGGATGGCCTGGATGACCAGGATGTCCGACAGCCGCGTGATCACGGCCTCGCCGCCCGGCCGCAGCCCCCGCCCCTCGGCGGCGATGAGCCGGAGCGTGCTGTGCATCCAGTCGGCCTCGGGTGAGGGCGACCCCGGCGCCCCCTCGACGACGATCGTGCGGGGCAGCAGCGCCACCAGGTTGCGGGCCGCCGGGTGTCCGAAGCGGACGGTGCCGCACACGATGCTCGTCGGCGCCCCACCGCCGCCGTGACGCAGGATCGCGTAGCGGTCGCTGGCGTAGTCGTAGTCCAGCCCGTCGACCCGGGGAGCCGGAGCCCCGGGCTCGCTGCGCAGCACGTGGCCCTGGCCGTGGGGCACCAGGGCGAAGTCGCCGGGCTGCAGCTGCCGGGGCTCGACGCCGTCGACCTCGAGCCAGCAGCGCCCGGTGTTCACGACGTGGAACCACATCGAGTCGGGCTCGGGCGGCAGGTCCAGCCCCCAGGGAGCGGTCAGCTCGGACCGGCAGTAGAAGGTGCCCGACATGCGCAGCACGTGGAGTGCCTCACCGAGCGGATCGGGTGTGGTCCAGGGATCGTCGCCTCGCATGAGCCCCAGTGTGTCGCCCTCGACGCCGTTCGTCCACCACCGCTGGACGAACGGGCATGAATGAGCGACGTGTGAGCATTGTTCCACCGGCTCGGCTCCCTCAGAGTGGACGTCAGGTACACCGATCAAACCAAGGGAGAGGATCCACCATGACCGAGATCATGCGAGACGAGAGGCCGACACTGGTCCTCGGCGGCACGGGCAAGACGGGTCGGCGGGTCGCCGATCGGCTCGCCGCACGCGGTCTCCCCGTGCGGGTGGGCTCCCGTTCGGGACAGCCGCCCTTCGACTGGGCCGACCAGTCCACCTGGACGCCGGTGCTGCAGGGCGTGCGGGCGGCCTACATCCCCTACCCCGACCTGGTCATCCCCGAGGCGACGAAGGCCACCCGGGCGTTCGCCGAGCTCGCGATCGACCAGGGCGTCACCCGGCTGGTGCTGCTGACCGGCCGAGGCGAGGACGAGGCCCAGCGGGCCGAGCGTGAGGTCCAGGACACCGGCGCCGACGTGACCGTCGTGCGCTGCTCCTGGTTCATGCAGAACTTCAGCGAGGACTACCTGCTGGACCCGATCCGGGCCGGCGAGGTGGTGCTCCCGGCCGACGAGGGCCAGCTCGACCCGTTCGTCGACGCCGACGACATCGCCGACGTCGCGGTGGCGGCGCTCGCCGAGCCCGGCCACGCCGGCCAGGTCTACGAGCTGACCGGCCCACGGTTGCTGAGCTTCCCCGAGGCCGTCGTCGAGATCGCCAAGGCGAGCGGCCGGGACATCAACTACGTGCCGGTGTCGGTGGACGACTACGCCGCCGGCGCCGCCGAGCAGGGCGTCCCCGCCGAGCTCGTCAAGTTCCTGACCTACCTGTTCAGCGACGTCCTCGGCAACAACCCCCACGTGGCCGACGGCGTGCAGCGAAGCCTGGGCCGCCCGCCGAGGGACTTCACGGACTACGCCACCCGTACCGCCGCCACCGGCACCTGGACCCAGGGAGTGGACCGATGACCGACCACGACGTCCGCTACCCGGTGGCCGAGCCGGTCCGGCCGGCCCCCCACAGCTTCGACGGTGACAGCTGGACCGGTTGGGTGCTCGGCGCCGCGCTGGTGTCGATGGCCCTCGTCGCCGGACTGAACTTCACCTTCTCGGTTGCCGTCATGCCCAACCTCGCCGGCGCCGACGACCACACCTTCGTGGCGACCATGCAGCGGTTCAACACGAACCCGGCGTTCCCGCTCACCTTCACCGCGGCGCTGGTGCTGATCCCGCTGGCCGCGGTGCTGCAGCGACGCCACAGCCCTGCCCTCGCCACGCGCTGGACCGTCGTGGGTCTCGGGCTCTACGCCGTCGTCCTCGCCGTGACCTCCGCTCTCCACCTCCCGCTCAACGCGGAGATCGACGAGGCCGGGGACCCCGACCGCATCGCCGACCTCGCCCACGTCCGCGACCAGTTCGAAGGACCGTGGGTGGCCGGCAACCACGTGCGCACCCTGCTCTGCACCGCGGCGGTCGCCGCCCTCGCCCGTGCCCTCCTCCTGCACGGACGCGGCAAAGCCGGCGCGGCGGCACGAGCGAGCACCGGGGGCCAGCACCAGCAGTGGCCGACACCGCCCTCCGGCCCTTGACACGGCAGGGTCCGCGATCGGGTCGGGGAGCCTCGACCCCGATCGCGGACCCTCCGGTCACCGGCCGTCCCGGGGGGCGCCGCTAGGGTCACGCGCCGTGGCCGTCCCGGATCGAGTGAACCGAGCCATGGCGGGCGAGTTCCTGGTGCGGCTCGGTGGGGACATGGCCCTGGCGGGCGAGTCGGTCGACCGGATCCGGGCCCGCCTCCTGGCCGTCGGGCGGGCCTTCGGGCTCGGCGACCTCGAGGTAGCGGTGTTCCCCACGATGCTGCTCATCGAGACCGGCCAGGGCGAGACCGCCCAGGTGCACCTGAGCTCGCAGACCGGGCGGTCGCTGCGCCTCGACCAGGTGGCCGAGCTCTACGAGGTGCTCAAGGACGCCGAGGCGGACCGCCTGACGCCGGCCGACGGCATCGAGCGGCTCGACGCCATCCAGGCGATGCGGGCCCGGCTGCCGTGGTCCGTGCGGGTGCTGGGTCACGGTGTGCTGAGCGCGGGGCTGGCGCTGCTGTTCCAGCCGACCGTGGAGGGCCTGGTGGCCGCCGCACTGTTGGGACTCGTGGTCGGCCTGCTGAAGCTGCCGCACCGGCCCACCCTCGAGCTGGTGTTCCCGGTGGTGTCGTCGTTCACGGTGGCGGCGATCGTGCTAGCCCTGTTCGACCGGATCGACGACCCGCTCGGCACCCTCATCCCGCCGCTCATCACCCTGCTGCCGGGCGCGGCGCTCACCACCGGCGTGGTGGAGCTGGCCGCCGGCCAGATGATCAGCGGCGCCGGCCGGCTCGTGTACGGCGGCATGCAGCTCCTGCTGCTCGCCTTCGGCATCCTGGCCGCCGCGGCCCTGCTGAACACCGAGACGAACGAGCTCGTGTACACGGCCGAGTCGGGCTTCGGCTGGTGGGGTCGGTGGCTGGGCGTGCTGGTGCTGGCGGCCGGCTACTTCCTGCACTACTCGGCACCGGCGCGGGCGCTGCCGTTCATCACCGGGGTGCTGCTGCTGGCCTATCTGGGTCAGACGGTCGGGGCCACGGTGTTCGACGCCCAGATCAGCGGGTTCTTCGGGGCTCTGGCCATGACGCCGGTGGTGCTGTGGCTCGACGCGACCAACCACGGGCCGCCGTCGCTGGTGACGTTCCTGCCCAGCTTCTGGCTACTGGTGCCCGGCGCCGGCGGGCTGCTGGGCCTCACCGAGATCGTCGGGTCCGACCAACAGGTGGGCCTGCAGACGTTCGTGTCGGCGGTGATCACCATCATGTCGATCGCCCTCGGCGTGCTCATCGGC includes these proteins:
- a CDS encoding ABC transporter ATP-binding protein yields the protein MSNPAVPLPSPPLPPPPPDQLDPAFVNDATVIASGVSIWFGHKVAVTELSCSFGPGVTGLLGPNGAGKTTFMRTICGLLPPNQGTIRVLGRDPRTDRAAQHDIALVPEDDAVPNALTARQLVRYTAALHRIADRNAPEQCLHGVGLLDVADRKVAGFSKGMRQRAKVAAALVTNPSVLVLDEPLNGADPVQRVALIELFQRLGSEGRTVIVSSHVLHEVERLATRQIVIIRGRLAAAGEHRAIRDSLADRPRSVLIRTPDPRRLAADLLALESVQGVTIDGAGLVVTSPRAGDLAEALPVVARKAGARLREVRPLDDSLESVFRELLR
- a CDS encoding ABC transporter ATP-binding protein — its product is MFVEPVSSSLLRTADLTLTYPSGTTALAGLNVDVPRGSVGLVGANGAGKTTLFRLMLGLMFPTSGAIEVTGRLVSEDPIGIRSRLGYMPEHDCLPPDQSASDLVATFGELAGLPARASRQRASDVLDLVGLDEARFRPIGGFSTGMRQRTKLAQALVADPELLLLDEPTAGLDPMGREEMLQLVERLASFGISVLFATHLLDDVQRVCDHVVMIDGGRLVLTGPIDQLVERTGVLRVEVGGRPDCVAALGAQLYERGLASRAIDIHTLDVDTSVQGEDAFDVVRDTIADLNLRLYSLSSRHRSLDDLFLQEASH
- a CDS encoding maleylpyruvate isomerase family mycothiol-dependent enzyme, with translation MEVAEHIDALAGEGRLLADAAEAAGVDAPVPTCPEWVVRDLVRHTGGVHRWAATYVCDAVVDVIDQDLEPLVGGWPSDDELVPWFREGHGLLVDALRAAPADLECFTFLRAPSPLQMWARRQAHETAIHRVDAEAAAGYLTPPAPDLASDGIDELLTCFITRPKTRLRLDPPRTIAVAATDTGSAWTVEIGPERITTERSSSPAPDLTVTGEAPSLYLWLWNRTDASNLTYEGDESLLAAWRDNVQVRWS
- a CDS encoding TetR/AcrR family transcriptional regulator produces the protein MTVQDVSTTKVDIDPRVERSRVQVLHATLELLGEVGYGDLTIEAVAARSGVAKSTIYRHWKGKLELVTDAFHEMKVAEPPPAPGPVAQRVTDLLMDIARNVIGTDWRVNCLPALIEASARCPEVADVSRDLAEAGMSRVKAVLDDGVAVGELPAELDTMLLADALTGPIFLRGLFHRRPVQPDEVPGLVALLLPSPPSSP
- a CDS encoding MFS transporter; this translates as MSATSSALWEDPAIYRRRWALLGVMCLSLVLVVMAVSSLNVATPSMQQALNATSTQLHWMIDAYAIVFAGLLLPAGAIGDRYGRKGALLAGLGVFAVGLAVAGVADAPGQVIVGRGIMGAGSALVMPATLSMLTAIFPPQERTKAIAMWSGFAGGGAAIGPIMSGALLEQFWWGSTVLVNLPIVLLAAVAIAALSPRSRDSQSTPLDLGGAVLSVGGMVSLLYGIIESAEYGWTSPRVLGAFVAAVVLLVGFVLWERRAEHPMLPMSLFADRRFSVGSGVIMLGFFCAFGVFFLSTLYMQYVLGYSTLATGFATLPWAGALILTAPRSAALSERFGLARTMAFGFVMVAVAFAILAQLDVGSPYAVLGIAFALQGAGMGAVFAPATGSIMAAVPLDKAGVGSAVNDTTRELGAALGIAVLGTIIGSAYRSSIDLSGADLSPEAREVARESIGGAVSVARDLPGGGAPVLAQAQEAFVDAFRVTNTLSIAMTLGAAAMVLFALRRRPGDDDNLAPATDDELELEYEAGGLDLQPAEA
- a CDS encoding low temperature requirement protein A: MRSMRSTPARLRGRALVRDPDEGHRTSTPLELLYDLTAVVGVARAASSLHHELAADHIGQALIGYSTVFFAVWWAWMNFTWFASAHDSDDVPYRLLTLVQMAGVLVLAAGVTSASEDGEFLAVTVGYAIMRLGLVPGWLRVARDEPTMRLRAQRYALGITVLQVLWFLRLALPEDLQVPGFLVLAGCELLVPLWAERATGRPVFHSGHIEERYGLFTIIVLGESILSATMGIQAALDETGLTSQLLTIGISGLVLAFAAWWIYFDHPGHLSPTPDMAFRWGYAHVGIFASLAAMGAGLHLASEASSGHADERVAALAVALPTAGYLLGLALVMTSAGIAVTDERVFPKLGGAAVLVAIGATAPLSPAVVACAVVMVVLTTTMVLSGPPPARPSGRGEEGGLGEGVGR
- a CDS encoding AraC family transcriptional regulator; its protein translation is MRGDDPWTTPDPLGEALHVLRMSGTFYCRSELTAPWGLDLPPEPDSMWFHVVNTGRCWLEVDGVEPRQLQPGDFALVPHGQGHVLRSEPGAPAPRVDGLDYDYASDRYAILRHGGGGAPTSIVCGTVRFGHPAARNLVALLPRTIVVEGAPGSPSPEADWMHSTLRLIAAEGRGLRPGGEAVITRLSDILVIQAIRSWIAGDPVGQTGWLGALQDPRIGRAMSLVHRDPAKPWAVASLARETAMSRSAFAARFTDLMGEPVMQYVTRWRMQVALDWLQHDDVPVADLAARLGYESEAAFSRAFKRTVGISPGAARRSPPDTLAQSPLLATA
- a CDS encoding NmrA family NAD(P)-binding protein translates to MTEIMRDERPTLVLGGTGKTGRRVADRLAARGLPVRVGSRSGQPPFDWADQSTWTPVLQGVRAAYIPYPDLVIPEATKATRAFAELAIDQGVTRLVLLTGRGEDEAQRAEREVQDTGADVTVVRCSWFMQNFSEDYLLDPIRAGEVVLPADEGQLDPFVDADDIADVAVAALAEPGHAGQVYELTGPRLLSFPEAVVEIAKASGRDINYVPVSVDDYAAGAAEQGVPAELVKFLTYLFSDVLGNNPHVADGVQRSLGRPPRDFTDYATRTAATGTWTQGVDR
- a CDS encoding DUF1772 domain-containing protein produces the protein MTDHDVRYPVAEPVRPAPHSFDGDSWTGWVLGAALVSMALVAGLNFTFSVAVMPNLAGADDHTFVATMQRFNTNPAFPLTFTAALVLIPLAAVLQRRHSPALATRWTVVGLGLYAVVLAVTSALHLPLNAEIDEAGDPDRIADLAHVRDQFEGPWVAGNHVRTLLCTAAVAALARALLLHGRGKAGAAARASTGGQHQQWPTPPSGP
- a CDS encoding threonine/serine exporter family protein, translating into MAGEFLVRLGGDMALAGESVDRIRARLLAVGRAFGLGDLEVAVFPTMLLIETGQGETAQVHLSSQTGRSLRLDQVAELYEVLKDAEADRLTPADGIERLDAIQAMRARLPWSVRVLGHGVLSAGLALLFQPTVEGLVAAALLGLVVGLLKLPHRPTLELVFPVVSSFTVAAIVLALFDRIDDPLGTLIPPLITLLPGAALTTGVVELAAGQMISGAGRLVYGGMQLLLLAFGILAAAALLNTETNELVYTAESGFGWWGRWLGVLVLAAGYFLHYSAPARALPFITGVLLLAYLGQTVGATVFDAQISGFFGALAMTPVVLWLDATNHGPPSLVTFLPSFWLLVPGAGGLLGLTEIVGSDQQVGLQTFVSAVITIMSIALGVLIGTAAYRTVATSVQVVSSTVPVPRWLDVPVPRGDVPRRRQP